A genome region from Acipenser ruthenus chromosome 29, fAciRut3.2 maternal haplotype, whole genome shotgun sequence includes the following:
- the LOC131702019 gene encoding lysine-specific demethylase 5B-like isoform X4 translates to MTQPRPDEFVPPPECPVFEPSWEEFADPFAFINKIRPIAEKTGICKVRPPPDWQPPFACDVDKLHFTPRIQRLNELEAQTRVKLNFLDQIAKFWELQGCTLKIPHVERKILDLYQLNKLVADEGGFDIVCKERRWTRIALKMGFAPGKAVGSHIRSHYERILYPYNLFQSGASLLCVQKPILTNDAKDREYKPHDLAQRQSVQPTETCTPARRFKRMRAEGGCMKTEPGEPCDNKPNLRRRMGSVVVKNEMEKDIPITVKQEPVDIKEHITETEKAKSRSKKTIPAVDLYVCLVCGSGSDEDRLLLCDGCDDSYHTFCLIPPLHDVPKGDWRCPKCLAQECSKPQEAFGFEQACRDYSLRAFGEMADSFKSDYFNMPVHMVPTELVEKEFWRLVSTVEEDVTVEYGADIASKEFGSGFPVRNGRFKLAPQDERYLDCGWNLNNMPVMDPSVLTHITADICGMKLPWLYVGMCFSSFCWHIEDHWSYSINYLHWGEPKTWYGAPGYAAEQLENVMKKLAPELFESQPDLLHQLVTIMNPNTLMSHGVPIYRTNQCAGEFVVTFPRAYHSGFNQGFNFAEAVNFCTMDWVPLGRQCVDHYRLLNRYCVFSHDEMICKIAAKADGLDVVLASVVQKDMAVMIREEKTLREAVRRMGVIDSERMEYDLLPDEERQCVKCRTTCYLSALTCPCSPGVLVCLYHIRDLCFCPVQNYTLKYRFSLEDLYPMMNAIKLRAESYDDWATHVNDILEAKMDKKRSLSEFQALIEESERKTFPDNDLLRHLRLVTQDAEKCASVAQQLLNGKRQTRYRSGGGKFQNQLKVDELRSFVRQLYSLPCSISQAPLLKSLLNRAEDFQQHSQKVLSEEQPRAADIQKLLDVSFDFDMELPELPVLRGRLEQAHWLEEVQRASSEPSALSLDDMRRLIDLGVGLSPHPSVEKAMARLQELLTVSEHWEDKAKSLIKARPHHTLETLAAAVQEVNAIPAHLPNCVLLKDSVQRAEEWLLEVEALQHGGRVPVLDTLSELVLRGRAIPVQLDPLSRLELLVTEVQAWKECAAKTFLMKNSPYSLLEVLCPRCDVGMGGFKRKPKKAKEPVQCTKKKTTKLDSVCDVERALCESKDSASAMATLAEVRLKEMEALGSLRAANEAKLLPTADSAELKVCVCQKPPAGAMLQCELCRDAFHSACVPSSQKGAQVWLCPTCQRSDKPPLEKILPLLAALQRIRVRLPEGDALRFVIERTVNWQNRAQQICTSLQERVGAHAAHHRWQGTAPLTAENTKCPSDAPLSSVQEWNKTAFYTEQRCIPLQGLSADQEELMVEALLLQVSLPEIQQLYQILHAGLHSQQNTDHTSPAGPDCETAGVRQQNCQGKSPSRREDGCCSPKKETASTVERKQKRRREREREGRTGEKRVKKPATSLKKLKLNKEKSKEVHSGSKPGRELQRQGDSPSLLSDLSYSDDSEEDIAVCPAVKCQQPEGDEVDWVQCDGSCNQWFHQICVGVSAELAEKEDYICVHCSVKDEQNKVHNGMKRGL, encoded by the exons ATGACCCAGCCCCGGCCCGACGAGTTTGTCCCGCCGCCGGAGTGCCCGGTCTTCGAGCCGAGCTGGGAGGAATTTGCCGACCCGTTTGCTTTCATCAACAAGATCCGTCCCATCGCCGAGAAAACGGGCATCTGCAAGGTCCGCCCGCCGCCG GACTGGCAGCCTCCGTTTGCTTGTGACGTTGACAAACTGCACTTCACCCCGCGGATTCAGAGGCTCAATGAATTGGAG GCTCAGACCAGAGTAAAACTCAATTTCCTGGATCAGATAGCCAAATTCTGGGAGCTGCAGGGATGCACGTTAAAAATCCCACATGTGGAAAGAAAGATTTTGGATTTGTACCAACTGAATAAG TTGGTTGCAGATGAAGGAGGGTTTGACATTGTCTGTAAAGAGAGGAGATGGACCAGAATAGCACTGAAGATGGGATTTGCCCCTGGGAAGGCTGTGGGCTCTCACATTCGCTCCCACTACGAAAGAATTCTGTACCCGTACAACCTCTTCCAGTCCGGAGCCAGCCTGCTG TGTGTCCAGAAGCCAATCTTAACAAATGATGCGAAGGACCGAGAATACAAACCCCATGATCTagcccagaggcagtctgtacagcCTACAGAGACCTGCACTCCAGCCCGCAGATTCAAGCGCATGAGAGCAGAG GGAGGGTGTATGAAGACTGAACCAGGAGAGCCCTGTGACAACAAGCCCAACCTGAGAAGAAGAATGGGCTCTGTAGTTGTAAAGAACGAAATGG agaagGATATTCCTATTACAGTGAAACAGGAACCCGTGGATATTAAGGAGCATATCACTGAAACTGAGAAAGCCAAGTCGAGGAGTAAAAAAACCATCCCGGCA GTGGACCTGTATGTTTGCCTGGTCTGTGGCAGTGGCAGTGATGAAGATCGCCTCCTGTTGTGTGATGGCTGTGATGATAGCTACCACACCTTTTGTCTCATTCCACCTCTTCACGATGTCCCCAAGGGAGACTGGAGATGCCCCAAGTGCCTGGCTCAG gAGTGCAGCAAGCCTCAGGAAGCATTTGGCTTTGAACAAGCATGCAGAGACTACTCTCTGCGTGCCTTTGGAGAAATGGCCGACTCGTTCAAGTCTGACTACTTCAACATGCCAGTCCAT ATGGTTCCCACAGAGCTGGTGGAGAAGGAGTTCTGGCGTTTAGTTAGTACTGTTGAGGAAGATGTCACTGTGGAGTATGGAGCTGATATTGCATCCAAGGAGTTTGGCAGCGGATTCCCTGTTCGGAACGGACGATTTAAACTGGCTCCACAAGATGAG CGTTACCTAGACTGTGGCTGGAACTTGAACAACATGCCTGTGATGGACCCCTCCGTCCTTACTCACATTACTGCTGATATCTGCGGGATGAAGTTACCCTGGCTGTATGTGGGGATGTGCTTCTCTTCATTCTGCTGGCACATCGAGGACCATTGGAGCTATTCCATTAACTATCTGCACTG GGGGGAGCCAAAAACGTGGTACGGAGCCCCAGGCTATGCTGCAGAGCAGCTGGAGAATGTGATGAAGAAACTGGCTCCGGAACTATTTGAATCCCAGCCCGACCTGTTACACCAGCTTGTGACAATCATGAACCCAAACACCCTGATGAGCCACGGTGTTCCA ATTTATCGCACTAATCAGTGTGCTGGAGAATTCGTGGTCACCTTTCCCAGAGCCTACCACAGTGGCTTTAATCAGGGCTTCAATTTCGCAGAGGCTGTGAATTTCTGCACCATGGACTGG GTCCCGCTGGGTCGTCAGTGCGTTGACCATTATCGTCTCCTGAATCGGTACTGTGTGTTCTCCCACGATGAGATGATCTGTAAAATTGCTGCCAAAGCGGATGGGCTGGACGTTGTTTTGGCTTCCGTTGTCCAGAAGGACATGGCTGTGATGATCAGGGAGGAGAAGACTCTGCGAGAGGCAGTGAGGAGGATG GGTGTGATTGACTCTGAGAGAATGGAATATGATCTCCTACCTGATGAAGAGCGGCAGTGTGTCAAGTGCAGGACTACTTGCTACCTGTCTGCCCTGACTTGCCCGTGCAGCCCTGGAGTGCTGGTGTGTCTCTACCATATCCGGGATCTCTGCTTCTGTCCAGTACAGAACTACACACTCAA GTATAGATTTTCACTGGAAGACCTGTATCCAATGATGAATGCAATAAAGCTGCGTGCAGAATCCTATGATGACTGGGCCACTCATGTAAATGACATTCTTGAAGCTAAAATGGACAAAAAGAGGA GTCTGTCTGAGTTTCAAGCATTGATAGAAGAATCTGAAAGGAAAACATTTCCAGACAATGATCTTCTTCGCCATTTACGTTTGGTGACCCAGGATGCAGAGAAGTGTGCTTCAGTGGCACAGCAACTGCTGAATGGGAAGAGACAAACCAG GTATCGCTCTGGTGGAGGCAAGTTCCAGAATCAGCTGAAGGTGGATGAACTTCGTTCTTTTGTCAGACAGCTGTACAGTTTGCCATGCAGCATCAGCCAGGCCCCCTTACTAAAG AGCCTTCTGAACCGCGCAGAGGATttccagcagcacagccagaaggTCTTGTCTGAGGAGCAGCCCCGGGCTGCTGACATTCAGAAGCTGCTGGATGTCAGCTTTGACTTCGACATGGAGCTGCCTGAGCTCCCAGTCCTGCGGGGGAGGCTGGAGCAGGCTCACTGGCTGGAGGAGGTACAGCGTGCCTCCTCGGAGCCCAGCGCCCTGTCCTTGGATGACATGAGGAGGCTGATTGACCTGGGAGTGGGACTGAGCCCTCACCCGTCAGTGGAGAAGGCAATGGCCCGCCTTCAGGAGCTGCTGACTGTCTCTGAACACTGGGAGGACAAAGCTAAGAGCCTGATTAAAGCAAG GCCCCATCATACGCTTGAGACTCTGGCAGCAGCTGTTCAGGAAGTGAACGCTATCCCTGCTCATCTCCCGAACTGTGTGCTTCTCAAAGATTCTGTCCAGAGGGCTGAAGAGTGGCTGCTGGAGGTAGAAGCACTTCAG CACGGTGGGCGTGTGCCTGTCCTGGATACTCTATCGGAGCTGGTGTTGAGGGGCCGAGCTATTCCTGTGCAGCTGGACCCCCTGTCAAGACTGGAGTTGCTGGTCACTGAGGTCCAGGCGTGGAAAGAGTGTGCAGCTAAAACCTTTCTGATGAAGAACTCTCCCTACTCTCTTCTGGAG gtgttgTGTCCCAGGTGTGACGTTGGAATGGggggtttcaaaagaaaacccaaAAAGGCAAAGGAGCCAGTGCAATGCACAAAGAAGAAAACGACAAAACTGGACAGTGTGTGTGATGTGGAGAGAGCCCTGTGTGAGAGCAAGGACTCTGCATCTGCA ATGGCCACTCTTGCTGAGGTTCGGTTAAAGGAAATGGAAGCGCTCGGTTCCCTCAGAGCTGCGAATGAAGCGAAGTTGCTCCCCACTGCAGACTCTGCGGAactgaaagtgtgtgtgtgccagAAGCCCCCAGCCGGCGCCATGCTACAGTGTGAACTTTGCAGGGACGCGTTCCACAGCGCGTGTGTCCCCAGCAGCCAGAAAGGGGCCCAGGTGTGGCTCTGCCCTACGTGTCAGCGCTCAGACAAGCCCCCTTTAGAGAAGATCCTGCCCCTGCTGGCTGCTCTACAGCGCATTCGTGTGCGGCTGCCGGAGGGGGACGCTCTGCGCTTCGTGATTGAACGGACTGTGAACTGGCAGAACAGAGCCCAGCAGATCTGCACCTCGTTACAGGAGAGAGTCGGGGCTCATGCAGCACACCACCGATGGCAAGGGACAGCGCCTCTCACTGCTGAAAACACAAAG TGCCCCAGTGATGCACCATTGAGCTCTGTGCAGGAGTGGAACAAGACTGCCTTTTATACTGAACAGAGATGCATTCCTCTCCAGG GTCTCAGTGCTGATCAGGAGGAGCTGATGGTGGAAGCGCTGCTCCTGCAGGTCTCCTTGCCAGAAATCCAGCAGCTCTACCAGATTCTGCACGCAGGACTGCATTCTCAGCAGAACACAGACCATACCTCACCAGCGGGGCCCGACTGTGAAACGGCAGGAGTCAGGCAGCAGAACTGTCAGGGAAAGAGCCCGTCACGCCGCGAG GATGGATGCTGCAGTCCTAAAAAGGAAACTGCAAGTACAGTGGAGAGGAAACAGAAGAGGCgccgggagagggagagggagggccGGACCGGGGAGAAGAGGGTGAAGAAGCCTGCCACGTCCCTGAAGAAACTCAAGCTGAACAAGGAGAAATCAAAGGAGGTTCACAGCGGCAGCAAGCCTGGGAGAGAGCTGCAGAGGCAGGGAGACTCCCCGTCCCTGCTGTCAGATCTCTCCTACTCGGACGACTCTGAGGAGGATATCGCTGTCTGTCCTGCTGTGAAGTGCCAGCAGCCAGAGGGAGACGAG gtGGATTGGGTCCAGTGCGACGGTAGTTGTAACCAGTGGTTCCATCAGATCTGTGTGGGCGTCTCGGCTGAACTGGCTGAGAAGGAGGACTATATTTGTGTCCACTGTAGTGTGAAGGATGAGCAGAACAAAGTACACAACGGGATGAAGCGAGGACTTTAA
- the LOC131702019 gene encoding lysine-specific demethylase 5B-like isoform X2: MTQPRPDEFVPPPECPVFEPSWEEFADPFAFINKIRPIAEKTGICKVRPPPDWQPPFACDVDKLHFTPRIQRLNELEAQTRVKLNFLDQIAKFWELQGCTLKIPHVERKILDLYQLNKLVADEGGFDIVCKERRWTRIALKMGFAPGKAVGSHIRSHYERILYPYNLFQSGASLLAPEPPSKLMSLVAVPALDQCVQKPILTNDAKDREYKPHDLAQRQSVQPTETCTPARRFKRMRAEGGCMKTEPGEPCDNKPNLRRRMGSVVVKNEMEKDIPITVKQEPVDIKEHITETEKAKSRSKKTIPAVDLYVCLVCGSGSDEDRLLLCDGCDDSYHTFCLIPPLHDVPKGDWRCPKCLAQECSKPQEAFGFEQACRDYSLRAFGEMADSFKSDYFNMPVHMVPTELVEKEFWRLVSTVEEDVTVEYGADIASKEFGSGFPVRNGRFKLAPQDERYLDCGWNLNNMPVMDPSVLTHITADICGMKLPWLYVGMCFSSFCWHIEDHWSYSINYLHWGEPKTWYGAPGYAAEQLENVMKKLAPELFESQPDLLHQLVTIMNPNTLMSHGVPIYRTNQCAGEFVVTFPRAYHSGFNQGFNFAEAVNFCTMDWVPLGRQCVDHYRLLNRYCVFSHDEMICKIAAKADGLDVVLASVVQKDMAVMIREEKTLREAVRRMGVIDSERMEYDLLPDEERQCVKCRTTCYLSALTCPCSPGVLVCLYHIRDLCFCPVQNYTLKYRFSLEDLYPMMNAIKLRAESYDDWATHVNDILEAKMDKKRSLSEFQALIEESERKTFPDNDLLRHLRLVTQDAEKCASVAQQLLNGKRQTRYRSGGGKFQNQLKVDELRSFVRQLYSLPCSISQAPLLKSLLNRAEDFQQHSQKVLSEEQPRAADIQKLLDVSFDFDMELPELPVLRGRLEQAHWLEEVQRASSEPSALSLDDMRRLIDLGVGLSPHPSVEKAMARLQELLTVSEHWEDKAKSLIKARPHHTLETLAAAVQEVNAIPAHLPNCVLLKDSVQRAEEWLLEVEALQHGGRVPVLDTLSELVLRGRAIPVQLDPLSRLELLVTEVQAWKECAAKTFLMKNSPYSLLEVLCPRCDVGMGGFKRKPKKAKEPVQCTKKKTTKLDSVCDVERALCESKDSASAMATLAEVRLKEMEALGSLRAANEAKLLPTADSAELKVCVCQKPPAGAMLQCELCRDAFHSACVPSSQKGAQVWLCPTCQRSDKPPLEKILPLLAALQRIRVRLPEGDALRFVIERTVNWQNRAQQICTSLQERVGAHAAHHRWQGTAPLTAENTKCPSDAPLSSVQEWNKTAFYTEQRCIPLQGLSADQEELMVEALLLQVSLPEIQQLYQILHAGLHSQQNTDHTSPAGPDCETAGVRQQNCQGKSPSRREDGCCSPKKETASTVERKQKRRREREREGRTGEKRVKKPATSLKKLKLNKEKSKEVHSGSKPGRELQRQGDSPSLLSDLSYSDDSEEDIAVCPAVKCQQPEGDEVDWVQCDGSCNQWFHQICVGVSAELAEKEDYICVHCSVKDEQNKVHNGMKRGL, encoded by the exons ATGACCCAGCCCCGGCCCGACGAGTTTGTCCCGCCGCCGGAGTGCCCGGTCTTCGAGCCGAGCTGGGAGGAATTTGCCGACCCGTTTGCTTTCATCAACAAGATCCGTCCCATCGCCGAGAAAACGGGCATCTGCAAGGTCCGCCCGCCGCCG GACTGGCAGCCTCCGTTTGCTTGTGACGTTGACAAACTGCACTTCACCCCGCGGATTCAGAGGCTCAATGAATTGGAG GCTCAGACCAGAGTAAAACTCAATTTCCTGGATCAGATAGCCAAATTCTGGGAGCTGCAGGGATGCACGTTAAAAATCCCACATGTGGAAAGAAAGATTTTGGATTTGTACCAACTGAATAAG TTGGTTGCAGATGAAGGAGGGTTTGACATTGTCTGTAAAGAGAGGAGATGGACCAGAATAGCACTGAAGATGGGATTTGCCCCTGGGAAGGCTGTGGGCTCTCACATTCGCTCCCACTACGAAAGAATTCTGTACCCGTACAACCTCTTCCAGTCCGGAGCCAGCCTGCTG GCGCCTGAGCCGCCTTCCAAACTGATGAGTTTAGTGGCTGTTCCAGCTCTGGATCAG TGTGTCCAGAAGCCAATCTTAACAAATGATGCGAAGGACCGAGAATACAAACCCCATGATCTagcccagaggcagtctgtacagcCTACAGAGACCTGCACTCCAGCCCGCAGATTCAAGCGCATGAGAGCAGAG GGAGGGTGTATGAAGACTGAACCAGGAGAGCCCTGTGACAACAAGCCCAACCTGAGAAGAAGAATGGGCTCTGTAGTTGTAAAGAACGAAATGG agaagGATATTCCTATTACAGTGAAACAGGAACCCGTGGATATTAAGGAGCATATCACTGAAACTGAGAAAGCCAAGTCGAGGAGTAAAAAAACCATCCCGGCA GTGGACCTGTATGTTTGCCTGGTCTGTGGCAGTGGCAGTGATGAAGATCGCCTCCTGTTGTGTGATGGCTGTGATGATAGCTACCACACCTTTTGTCTCATTCCACCTCTTCACGATGTCCCCAAGGGAGACTGGAGATGCCCCAAGTGCCTGGCTCAG gAGTGCAGCAAGCCTCAGGAAGCATTTGGCTTTGAACAAGCATGCAGAGACTACTCTCTGCGTGCCTTTGGAGAAATGGCCGACTCGTTCAAGTCTGACTACTTCAACATGCCAGTCCAT ATGGTTCCCACAGAGCTGGTGGAGAAGGAGTTCTGGCGTTTAGTTAGTACTGTTGAGGAAGATGTCACTGTGGAGTATGGAGCTGATATTGCATCCAAGGAGTTTGGCAGCGGATTCCCTGTTCGGAACGGACGATTTAAACTGGCTCCACAAGATGAG CGTTACCTAGACTGTGGCTGGAACTTGAACAACATGCCTGTGATGGACCCCTCCGTCCTTACTCACATTACTGCTGATATCTGCGGGATGAAGTTACCCTGGCTGTATGTGGGGATGTGCTTCTCTTCATTCTGCTGGCACATCGAGGACCATTGGAGCTATTCCATTAACTATCTGCACTG GGGGGAGCCAAAAACGTGGTACGGAGCCCCAGGCTATGCTGCAGAGCAGCTGGAGAATGTGATGAAGAAACTGGCTCCGGAACTATTTGAATCCCAGCCCGACCTGTTACACCAGCTTGTGACAATCATGAACCCAAACACCCTGATGAGCCACGGTGTTCCA ATTTATCGCACTAATCAGTGTGCTGGAGAATTCGTGGTCACCTTTCCCAGAGCCTACCACAGTGGCTTTAATCAGGGCTTCAATTTCGCAGAGGCTGTGAATTTCTGCACCATGGACTGG GTCCCGCTGGGTCGTCAGTGCGTTGACCATTATCGTCTCCTGAATCGGTACTGTGTGTTCTCCCACGATGAGATGATCTGTAAAATTGCTGCCAAAGCGGATGGGCTGGACGTTGTTTTGGCTTCCGTTGTCCAGAAGGACATGGCTGTGATGATCAGGGAGGAGAAGACTCTGCGAGAGGCAGTGAGGAGGATG GGTGTGATTGACTCTGAGAGAATGGAATATGATCTCCTACCTGATGAAGAGCGGCAGTGTGTCAAGTGCAGGACTACTTGCTACCTGTCTGCCCTGACTTGCCCGTGCAGCCCTGGAGTGCTGGTGTGTCTCTACCATATCCGGGATCTCTGCTTCTGTCCAGTACAGAACTACACACTCAA GTATAGATTTTCACTGGAAGACCTGTATCCAATGATGAATGCAATAAAGCTGCGTGCAGAATCCTATGATGACTGGGCCACTCATGTAAATGACATTCTTGAAGCTAAAATGGACAAAAAGAGGA GTCTGTCTGAGTTTCAAGCATTGATAGAAGAATCTGAAAGGAAAACATTTCCAGACAATGATCTTCTTCGCCATTTACGTTTGGTGACCCAGGATGCAGAGAAGTGTGCTTCAGTGGCACAGCAACTGCTGAATGGGAAGAGACAAACCAG GTATCGCTCTGGTGGAGGCAAGTTCCAGAATCAGCTGAAGGTGGATGAACTTCGTTCTTTTGTCAGACAGCTGTACAGTTTGCCATGCAGCATCAGCCAGGCCCCCTTACTAAAG AGCCTTCTGAACCGCGCAGAGGATttccagcagcacagccagaaggTCTTGTCTGAGGAGCAGCCCCGGGCTGCTGACATTCAGAAGCTGCTGGATGTCAGCTTTGACTTCGACATGGAGCTGCCTGAGCTCCCAGTCCTGCGGGGGAGGCTGGAGCAGGCTCACTGGCTGGAGGAGGTACAGCGTGCCTCCTCGGAGCCCAGCGCCCTGTCCTTGGATGACATGAGGAGGCTGATTGACCTGGGAGTGGGACTGAGCCCTCACCCGTCAGTGGAGAAGGCAATGGCCCGCCTTCAGGAGCTGCTGACTGTCTCTGAACACTGGGAGGACAAAGCTAAGAGCCTGATTAAAGCAAG GCCCCATCATACGCTTGAGACTCTGGCAGCAGCTGTTCAGGAAGTGAACGCTATCCCTGCTCATCTCCCGAACTGTGTGCTTCTCAAAGATTCTGTCCAGAGGGCTGAAGAGTGGCTGCTGGAGGTAGAAGCACTTCAG CACGGTGGGCGTGTGCCTGTCCTGGATACTCTATCGGAGCTGGTGTTGAGGGGCCGAGCTATTCCTGTGCAGCTGGACCCCCTGTCAAGACTGGAGTTGCTGGTCACTGAGGTCCAGGCGTGGAAAGAGTGTGCAGCTAAAACCTTTCTGATGAAGAACTCTCCCTACTCTCTTCTGGAG gtgttgTGTCCCAGGTGTGACGTTGGAATGGggggtttcaaaagaaaacccaaAAAGGCAAAGGAGCCAGTGCAATGCACAAAGAAGAAAACGACAAAACTGGACAGTGTGTGTGATGTGGAGAGAGCCCTGTGTGAGAGCAAGGACTCTGCATCTGCA ATGGCCACTCTTGCTGAGGTTCGGTTAAAGGAAATGGAAGCGCTCGGTTCCCTCAGAGCTGCGAATGAAGCGAAGTTGCTCCCCACTGCAGACTCTGCGGAactgaaagtgtgtgtgtgccagAAGCCCCCAGCCGGCGCCATGCTACAGTGTGAACTTTGCAGGGACGCGTTCCACAGCGCGTGTGTCCCCAGCAGCCAGAAAGGGGCCCAGGTGTGGCTCTGCCCTACGTGTCAGCGCTCAGACAAGCCCCCTTTAGAGAAGATCCTGCCCCTGCTGGCTGCTCTACAGCGCATTCGTGTGCGGCTGCCGGAGGGGGACGCTCTGCGCTTCGTGATTGAACGGACTGTGAACTGGCAGAACAGAGCCCAGCAGATCTGCACCTCGTTACAGGAGAGAGTCGGGGCTCATGCAGCACACCACCGATGGCAAGGGACAGCGCCTCTCACTGCTGAAAACACAAAG TGCCCCAGTGATGCACCATTGAGCTCTGTGCAGGAGTGGAACAAGACTGCCTTTTATACTGAACAGAGATGCATTCCTCTCCAGG GTCTCAGTGCTGATCAGGAGGAGCTGATGGTGGAAGCGCTGCTCCTGCAGGTCTCCTTGCCAGAAATCCAGCAGCTCTACCAGATTCTGCACGCAGGACTGCATTCTCAGCAGAACACAGACCATACCTCACCAGCGGGGCCCGACTGTGAAACGGCAGGAGTCAGGCAGCAGAACTGTCAGGGAAAGAGCCCGTCACGCCGCGAG GATGGATGCTGCAGTCCTAAAAAGGAAACTGCAAGTACAGTGGAGAGGAAACAGAAGAGGCgccgggagagggagagggagggccGGACCGGGGAGAAGAGGGTGAAGAAGCCTGCCACGTCCCTGAAGAAACTCAAGCTGAACAAGGAGAAATCAAAGGAGGTTCACAGCGGCAGCAAGCCTGGGAGAGAGCTGCAGAGGCAGGGAGACTCCCCGTCCCTGCTGTCAGATCTCTCCTACTCGGACGACTCTGAGGAGGATATCGCTGTCTGTCCTGCTGTGAAGTGCCAGCAGCCAGAGGGAGACGAG gtGGATTGGGTCCAGTGCGACGGTAGTTGTAACCAGTGGTTCCATCAGATCTGTGTGGGCGTCTCGGCTGAACTGGCTGAGAAGGAGGACTATATTTGTGTCCACTGTAGTGTGAAGGATGAGCAGAACAAAGTACACAACGGGATGAAGCGAGGACTTTAA